GGTACCTGGATCAATATCTCAGCGTACAATGCTCCAGGGAGAGAGGCTGTACAAAATCTCTAAATGTTTAACCGCTTGTATGTGTTTCTGTGGAGAGAGAAGTGCCAGATTAGTTTTTCAGTGATTAGTATCATGTCCTTGGCTGCTCAGTATTTTTATCTTAGCAAGCCCAAGATGTATTTTGGTTTAGGCCCCAGAAGTTACCAACTCTAATTagtgaattaaaagaaaaataatggagtGCGTTAAGAACTATGGAGAGATTTTTCAAGATTGTTTATGAACCTATCTTCTTTGCTTGTTGGTTAGCATTAAGCACCTATTAACTCCGTTGCAGGAAGGTGATGGATGATTAAACTGGGTTAAATGGAAGTGATTACGTTGTCTTATCCCTGTCATGGAAAAATTCACCGGGACACAGAAGAGGGAGGAAATTGTCACACAGATGCCAGGAAGTTCTGCTGGAAGGtatatgaaattgtttttctccctgcaaaagAGCTTTATCCCACCCAGGATCCACCTGGATGCCCCAGACTTGCTTTGAATTGAATTGTTTTCACCTTGGAAAGCTGTTGCCCCAGCATTGCACCTGCATGGCCCTCTGCAGGTCTACTTGACCTGGATTTTGAAAGCATCCCTGAAGACACTGAGAAGCAAGCATCTCGCCCCTGTCGTGACTGCTAACACAGAAGCAGGGTTTTATTGCAGGGACTGGTGCACGGTTTCCTGCtggccagcagccaggagcttGCTTCCTCCAGGTAACAAACATCCCTGAGTGCTCTCTGTGCTGCCACTCCACTTTACGGAGATTTGCAGCAGACACCGTGTGGCAGACCCCTCTGTCATAACTTTAGTCTCTTGTGCCATCAGAGAACcgccctggggacacggggctgaGACGTCTGTGTGCGAGCATGTGCGTGCGCCTCTGTGCAcacagctgtgtttgttttatgttgtatatagaagaaaataagattatttatGTTCTAATCATAATGTGTTCCCTGAGCgaaatgttttctgctctgatttATTGCTCTCTTTAGACCTGCCCTCAAGCATTGTTTTTATGTTTGGAGctgatcacattttttttttcccatttggaaaagaaaatcttaaatctAATGGTGtgttagatgaaaaaaaaaaaaaaaagtacttgaaggaaggaggagtttcacttctctgttttccttttttttttttctctcccatctTTCCTTTTACCCTTTCTCCTACTTTATCtctgaaaatggaaggaaaagcagtatctggagaaaaggcaggaacaatttttttttctcattctttcattaagaaattggaaaaaaatcaaaagatttaGCACAGAAAACATCCACCACAAAAAGTACCTGTCATTTCCAGGTTAGCATTGTTGTGCTGTTGATCAACAGCATCCAACCAGCAAatctgtgtaaaataaaaatgcatgtgcaCTGTATCTGGCATTTATGAGTGactacaaatatatatatatatatttacttcatAGTGCTTTACAATGGTTATGTAGGTGTTTTAgagcatctttttatttttatctcacaAATATCAAAAATTGAGGTTCCCCCCACCCTTCATTTGCTAGAGGACTTCTCTGAGGACCAAAGAAGTGACATGAATTTTGTAGGCAGAAGATAGAGGAGAATGCAAATCTTTAACAAACTGAGCTTTTCTCCCCTATATTGTTCAGGAGTTTTGGCTCAATCTCAGAAGAGCTTTCACACAGTCTGAAtaaaatttcttctaaattcctttctttaaatcttTCCCCTTtactccatttttaaaattctcctCAGTGGCTCcagattcctttctgttttgagGTGTGAAATCTCTGCAGCTCTATTACCTACACAGCAAAAAGAGCATGAACAAGGATTGGGGGGTGGGGTTGAGGCGGAATTAAGATAAATCCATCATACAGCACTATGCCAcgagaaaacaaagaattccagaacatatattttttcccctcttatgGGTCACATCTATCAAGCAAGAGAAAATCCTGTGCTATTGTATTTGGTTTCTGAGCTGGATGAACAAACTACCCTGGCTGTAGCCTCCAGGGATGTTGTCACCAAACAAATGCTGCCATTAAAGTGTTGGTAGGAGGTCCAttaggaaatgaaaggagaaaaacaatttggggaggggggtggggaggcGGGTAGGAAAAGTAGCTAACATAAATCTGGAAGTATAGCTTGGGTACTCTTAAATTAGAAATCTTTAGGAGGTCTCCCACACATCACTGTAAGATTGCAAGCTTGCTAAAGAATTTTTTGAGCTGTGCAGTGCTCCAGATACGCTTCACATCCTCCAGCTTTTCTATTCGTTTCTTGCTAAGCTTCTCGATGGCTGTAAGCCTCTGTCAATTAACTCCCCAATGTCTCTCTGGGCAGTGCCTCGGtgctcctctgcctctccttccaaTTCTCTTAGTTCCTCGGTACCGCTTCAATCCCATATCTCAGCTGctcaagaggaaagaaaattagcTTAGCggatttctcctcttctccatcagCTGCCCCTATTATTTAACctcattaagaaaaaagcttACCCAGATGTGAAACTAAAACCAAGGCTGCTGAAGTTCAGGAAGCGTTTGGACGAggctctcagacatatggtctgatttttgggtggtcctgtgtggagccaggagttggacttgatgatccttttGGGTtccttccagctcgggatattctatgaaatACTCGGGatgttctgtgaaaaaaataaccataaaTTATTATTCCCCAATACCTTCAGCGTTAAGACTAGAATTAATCTCGGTTTGAAACTAAAATAATGCAGAAGTCTTGTCGTGCCTGCTGTTCCAGAACAACAAATTCTGAAGATTTCTTATCGTCAGAAATCAGGTGCTTTTGTGTAAAGGCCTCTAGAGGTCACCAGAACCTAATTAATAAGGCAGAGCTAAGCCCAAGTGGGAAGCGtaaatggctttgttttgatTGAGACTTCGTACCTTTGGGTCTCCCCTCTTGCAAGGAATCCAGCCATCATTAGATTGCGAATAACATCAAATGCCGGCAAAGCCATAACCTCCTGGAGAGGTTTCACTACAGAGAAGCCAGGTCCCTTTTGTGTAAGAAAGCAGAGCCCCCAGCTTGGCATCTCTCATCAGAATCTCACCTGCACGCTTCTGTGACAAAACCTGCCCCGCACAGCTGGAGTCTGGGCTCCCTCGCCTCCCACGGGTGACGCCACACATTTGTAAGCCCAGTAAATGCCTTAAGTGTCACCAAACCGTGAGGGATGCCAGTTCGTTCCCTAGTGCTAATGCACAAAAGCAATGACTCAAAAGAGAGCACTGGCTGTGTGTACATATTAGGTAATTGGTAAAGACTTTTCTATGTATATTTTTACCCTGCGAGTAAAGGGCAGGAAAAGGCAGGAATCCCTGTAAAGAGTAAAGTTGCCTTCCAGGTCACCCAGTGGTATTTCTACAGAGGAGGTTTATAGAGGATCTACAATTTAATTATGATTAAGTGGTTGCCATGAGGCCAGAGACCTCATCTGCTTTGTGTAAGCGCAGAAGGAAAAGCTCAAGTAATTTTCTTGGAGCTCTCTTCAGGGTTTAGGAATGaggcaggctggggagaagggagccGGGTAcagctgaagagaaatatttattacaagACAGCAAACAGAAGCCGGTCCTTTCAGGAGAAGTTCCTCTGAAAAGAGCAAAGGTATTTGTTTTGGGAGCAGTCACTGGAATGGAGGCCTGTGGTGTCTCTCCAGAGGcatttttgtctctgaaaaGCCAGAAGAGTTGAATACGGCCAAGTGACCCATACCTCACAGGGTCACTACAAGTGGTGTGGAAGGCTACTGGGAGGGGATCCTCACACAGAACTCCTTCGCTGTTCGATGCAGGATACTGCCGGCCCAGGGCAGGGAAGTTTTTCGGGATATGCAGCAGGAAGTGAGGAGGTGCCCATTTAACTGTCTGCAGTCACTTCCACCTTTCTGTCAGTGGTCCTCCCTTTGCCTCAGTGGCAGCAGGTGGTTTGCACCCCTTGTGTCCTGCTccgggagcagcagctggcagtaACAGGATTGCCCTGAGCGTGCTCGCCAAGATTAGCACGCATGTTATTTTTGCAGACTGGAACCGTGAcgctgcagcctggctggacTCTGCGTGTCGGTTCCTAATCCCATGCAAAGCCCTGCAGAGGTCAGCCAGACCATAAACAGAGGAGTGTGCCCACCTGAAGGAAACCAGGATTATTTTCATCGTGGCATTCCACTCCCAAAGAGGAAATGCTCCTAAGAGTCTTACGGCTATGCTTTATGTTCTTGCCTTTCACTTGAGAGAGATGCGTGGATAGAGTTAGGGGTTCCCTTCCTCTCAGTTCCCTTTTCCAGGTGGGGTCCTGCAGAACCcttgcttcctcttccccctctccaAACAGCAGTCTCATCAAAATTTCTCTCTAGTTGTCATCTGTAACGAACAGAACACCACCCCTTTTGCTATTTACAGTGAGATTAACCTTTAGCAAATTACCCAGTGAGTGTCACGAAAGGATTAATTAAGACAGCACACCCTTGACTTGTTCCCACCATGCAAACGGTGTGCTGAATTTGCAGCAGCATACCCATGACTCTGCCAAAAACCTTCCACAATGGAgcccgtttttttttttttttttccattttacattaTACTGGCAAATTGGCCAACCACAGGGAGATGCATGAGGAGGGGCTCTGACAGACACAGGCCAGGGGAAGCAGCTGTGGTGACAGATGACCTGGCCTTCCCTGACGTGTGTGCTTCACCTCTGCTGCCCTGGTAGCAAGGATGGGGGGCCGTGCCTCAGCCACCTCAGCTTGATGTTGTAGCTTAAGCAGCCAAAGAAGGAAGTTGCTGCCAAAATATCAGGCTGTgatgcacagcagctgtggtcTGGACATGTAGCCTATTTTGCCTAGTGCTGTCAGATTCGATCCAGCTTCCCATACGCATGTCTAGGAGGAATGATGCATGCACACAGAGGCCAAGGCTTCTGGAAAGCCTTGGACCTCTGGCCTTTACATAGCCGAGTTGATCTGTGCAGATGGGCTGGACGTGCCCGGGTTATGTGGACAGCTTTCTGCTTGCTGCCAGGCCTCTGAGAGCTCTCAGGGAAATGAGCAAGTTCCTCAAATTCCAACAGAGAACTCTGGTGGAAAAAGAGGCCTTCTCCAGGGAAATCCAGCATGCTGGCCCGgcctctgctcctcttcccacACAGCTGTAACTCCTGGCAGAGAGGCAGGGCAGACAGTAAAGGCAGTAACATCTTTAGCCAATGCGCCAGAGCTGACGTCCCAAAGCTCAAAACCTCAGGCCTCGAGGCTGCAGCCGGGAACGGtgacagcacagcagtgctgctggtggaCAAAGCCAGGTGGCACCCACACGGGTAGGTGATGTTTCTCCACCCTTTGAGAAGCCCCATGTCTCACGCTGCACTGTCTGGTGTGGGCTTGTcctgctgtgcctctgccaCTGCCATATCCTCCTCACGCGGCAAAATCTCCAAAGGATGGGTTATGGGGAGACAACATCGGCCCAGGGAATGGGGTTTTGTGAGGAGGAAAACAGCCTCacttcaaaacacagcacctcCACTGCCTCCTTGTCCTAAAAGTTGAGCAGCACAGTAATCATTGGTAGTATCCAggacttcttttccttcagtacCAAGATTCAAACGGTATCACACATAGTGACCTTGTTGAGACAAACCCTGTTTGTACAGTGTTTTTGATTGCAAATAGGTGTAAACTACTTCCTTGCATTTCTTCAGATCTGTCCGTATTTGAAGTTAATGCaagttaaacaaaatatttaactttacTGTGAATTCAGTCCATACTTGGCTGGGTCAGGTAATACAATCCTCTCACTCCTTGATAATCAATGTTTGGTCAAAGATGTCTCTTACAGCAGGAGAAATCAATTACAAAATTACACCGTCACTGATGCAGTTCTGACATCTATTTACATTTCTTCCCCAGGATGCCCAAACTCTGTCGAGGCTAGAAAATGGGGGAGGCTTTCAGTTTTGCATCCAGCTGTGCACCCTGAGGAAAACGTGAGCCCATGCAGAAGTGAGGTCCAGATGGGTACCGTTCCCAGCCGCCTCCTGATTTTCTCTGACAGAAAAACACTAAGAGCTGTTTTGAGCGATAGTGGAACTGCAACCCTGGGCATGCAGCATGCTCCgacccagaaaaaaaacatgtggCAACACAGCCTGAGGAGTTGCAGTGATACACACGAGTAGTAACAGTTCAGCATTACCAGGAGGAAGGGCTAAAACTGCATCCCTTGAGATGGTGAGCTCAGAACTCTTCACACTGTCGTGGTATGGACATCTCTAAAAATATTCAGCGTATTCAAAAAGCTGGTGGGGAGGAACAAGGGGCTGTTCTGGTTTCAGACTCACTGTCCATGTTGCAGCACTGCCTTAGCTGCTAGGTGTCTGACCAAGCCCGTGATATAATTGAAAGATTGCAACTTCCTGGTGATAGCAGTGCAAGACTGCACCatgaattaaataataataaaatgaatacagGGTATAGTTGTTGCAggataataaaattaatgaatgtACTAAATCATTACACAACCCTGTCTCTTCTTGTGTAATTGATTACTAAGTCCTTAATTAATTTGCTACACAGAATGTGAAAGAGGAGTGACCAATGCAATCTGCTGGATTTGTGGGTATTATTTGGAAATTCAGGTGGTTCCTTAAGGCTTGGACTCGTCAGATTTAGTAGCAAAAGCTAACAACACTACTGCCCCCACATCTAAGGCCAACAGGAACCATAAATCAAAATCTCAAGTTAGTCACACTCTGGGCGTCAATGTAAACCAAAATCAGCAGCAGTTTGTGGTAGTATGTCAAGCTGTAATCTGTCAAACGGGGCTTCGGCTGAGCAGCTGGCACGCTGGCTGTGTGCTGGGGGAATGGCAACCTCCCGTAGACAGCAGGCAGACAACGGGCTGTGCTGTCTTCAGCCACCGCGGTTAAATCTGACAGCGATCGTGAGTTGGAGACCTCGTATTTGGACGTCCTGCCTGTAACCAGGGACGTAACTCACGTTTGTCCTGACAACACTGATGTGGGAAAGCTTTGCTGTCAAGAAATTGGATGCTTAGGTTCAGTTTAAAGTGATTGCTTATGTGGGCCTACACTGCAGATTTGCCATGACCCAATCTCATGCAAAATAGCAGTAAAATGGAGCATCTGTAGTGAAAAGGTGAATTGGGTCAGCAGTGGCGATGTttttgggaaggagaagggctTGCGATGCTGAAGACCTAATGGGGTGTTAAAGGAGTTAAGGCACTTTCCATTGCACCTTTCAGGGCATGGCACAAACAGGTTACGAGCACTAAGACAATCGCCTCTGCTTTGCGCTATCTCCCAATTACACCCTAACTAGTATTGGTAAAAATCTGACACAGGCAGCGTGAAGTGGCTggagggtttttattttaagtcacTTCCTAGCATGAACAGCACAGTACAGAaatcttaaataataataataataataataatgaaaatgaagaataaaaaataaaataaaataaaataaaataaaataaaataaaataaaataaaataaaataaaataaaaaaaaatcagccatcAGCCCCCTCCTGCACACAGCAGGTTCAGCAGCGATGACTCTTggcccctccccccccagcgGCAGGCGGGACCGCCCGGTTGCCAGGCAGTGACGTCACCGCCGCGCGCccgcccgctgcccgccgcgCGCCGGAAGGGCCTTGGCGCCGCGGTGACGTCAGCgcctcctcctttcccagcGAGGCCGCAGCGCAGGTAGGAGCGCGGCCGCCATCATCCGCCGCCATCCATCGCCGTCCGGCCCCGTCCGGCGCCATCGGGCCCTcggccgcccgccccggccctgccccggccctaCCCCACGCATCTCCCCGCGCGGGCGGGCCGGGCTGCGCCGCGGATGGCCGCGGGCCGCGCTGCGGCCTAGCCGGGCGTTAATGGCGCCGGGAGGGCCGagggggggatgtgggggggaGGGGCGCTGCCCTGTCCTGCCAGGCGCTAACGGCCGGCACCGTCCCGCCGCCTCTGCCCGCAGGGCGCCATGGGCCGCGTCATCCGAGGCCAGAGGAAGGGCGCCGGGTCCGTGTTCCGCGCCCACGTCAAGCACAGGAAGGGCCCGGCCAAGCTCCGCGCCGTCGACTTCGCCGAGAGGCACGGCTACATCAAGGGCATCGTCAAGGtacggccgggggggggctgcccgcggggaGGCGGTGCGCGGCTAAAGGGGTCTGCGGGCAGCGGCGTTGGGTGgcctgcgccccccccccccccccccccccagacctcACTGTAAGGGATCTGCGGTGTTGTAGGTCGTGCTTAAAGCTGGTTCCGTGTTATACAGCCTTCTGGTGCCTCGTTAAATCTGTTCCTTGAAACATGAAACTACAAATCTACGGCTGCGTATCAATAGTGGATAGCATGCACAGCATGGTTTTCTGTTAGAGCTTTGTTAGCGTAGGAGTATGAGCATGCCTCTGTGTCACCTAAAGACTTCTCTGTAATACGTGAAACATGAGAGGGGAGTTGCCCTGATAGCAGGttgcatcttaaaaaaaaaaaaagcaactataAGCACAACCAATTGAAGCAAGGCAGTATTTAGTTTTAGTTTACTTTATTTAGTAATTTAGTATACTTAATATCAGCAGTTTAGAAACACTTCTGTGCTAAAAAAGACTTAGAGAAATCACTGCATTTGTCCAGCTTTGTCTCCACTGACAAATGCTAGCGTTTGGGCAATTCGTGGTGATGTTGGGCAGTTCAGTAACATCTTGTGGATAGGTCTGATACCTGCAGAACGTCAGGAACAAACCAGTTTGGATCTGGTCGCTTTGAAGCAGCACACCTGGCCGGAGTCGTCATTCTGTGATACGGATACTCGAGGTGGTGTTCTTACAAATGTGAATTTCTTTTCAACTTACTCACCCCAGGAGAAATCAAGACTCCTCTGAGAAAGGGGGCTCCTCGTGAGAACTACCTTAACAGTAATCATCCTCAGTCTTGTTAACGCTTTGGTTTCTGCAGAACCGGTGACAAATGCTGTGAGCTGCCCTAAAGCACGTGTCTGTTCCAACAGGACATCATTCATGATCCTGGCCGAGGCGCTCCCCTTGCCAAGATTGCATTCCGTGACCCGTACAGGTTTAAGAAGAGAACCGAGCTGTTCATTGCTGCTGAGGGGATTCATACCGGGCAGTTCGTTTACTGCGGCAAGAAGGGTGAGTTAAAGCTAAAATCGCGTTGCCTGAGAGGTTTCAAGAAGCACGAAGCAGGTGTCAGgtgaatacagaaaattcaggATGCTTAAGTGCAGTTGTGAGCCTTTACAAAGCAATAGTTGCCAGTTGCTTTAACCAAACACTTCATTCGTGGAGATTGAAGTCTCCTCACgtagtttttttccttattactgCCAGTTCTGTCAGGTGTTTGGATTGTTACGATGCTTACGGGCACGTTTTGCCTGCCTTTGGGTTACGCTGAATGTTGAAACGTGGGTTTGAACTCAGATAATGGGAAGTgccgctgcctgctgctgtgggagtGTTCATGGCGCAGGGCCCCACGTTAAATAGCGCTGTAGTCTGAGTGCTGCCTGGCAGCCCGAGTGAAGCTGTCGCTGCTCTGTGGTTGCTCCTTGCAGCTCAGCTGAACATCGGCAATGTTCTGCCCGTCGGCACCATGCCGGAGGGCACCATCGTCTGCTGCCTCGAGGAGAAGCCCGGCGACCGTGGAAAGCTGGCCCGCGCTTCCGGCAACTACGCTACTGTTATCTCTCACAACCCCGAAACGAAGAAAACCAGGGTGAAGCTGCCCTCCGGCTCCAAGAAAGTGATTTCTTCTGCAAACAGAGCTGTTGTTGGTAAGCCGTGACAACTAGGAACTTGTCTTTTCCCTGAGCTTACGTACTGCCGAGCAAGCTGTCAAACGGGGCCACCTTCCCCACACtagctgcagaacagcaaaattTAGAGGTGTATGTGACTGGACTCAGGGTTATGCACAGATCTGGTCTGTGCACAGGTGCCTAACTTGTGTGCCATGCCTACATTGCTCTAGCTAACGGGAACTTCTGAAATTGGGGGATTCTCTGAGTTAGTAAGAGAACGGAGAAGTAGATGCTGATCGCCATTAAGCTATAACGGAACTTCTCAGCCTGTGAAATCTGCAGTTCTCTGGGAAGAAGTTAGGCAGAAAATGGCATTGATGGCTTCCTGATTCTGATGCACTGACAGCCTGCAGGGGTAGTGCTGagtgtgctggagctgctgtcGGTGCCATCGGTCTGGTGAAACATTCTGCAAAGCCTGACAGCGAATAGAAGCACCGCTGTTAGGAAGCAGAGGTTTTAAGAGGTCCGTTCTGCACTTGACAGACAGCTGAGAGATGGCTGCTGAACTTGGTCAGCAGATGACACCCGATGTAGTCCTGGGCAGGTACAAGGTGAGAAAACCATTAGACTCTGTACTGGTGAGACAGAAGCTAGCGGTGTCCCTGCCTCCTTGTAGAAGACATCAACATGCATCGTCTGTGGTCTGTTACTCCCATAAAATTGACTAAATAAACGCTGAAATAACAGGCTATTAAACCTCAAAGGACTTGCAAGCCCACTGAGCTCTTCCAGTTCACGCTTTCTTTAGTTGAAAAGCTGTGGTGAGTGTTACCCAAGAAATTAGAGCAATAAAGCtggaaatgcttcagaaaaagtGTTAAACTCAGTGCTGCGCGTATGGATTGAAACAGGGTAATTAAAGATTGGAGATCACTTAACGTGCGGCTGCTGCTATGTATTGATTTTGTCTGGGTTGGCTGGAAaacattcatttgaaaatacagttgGGGTTATTTGAGGCTGGTCTTCTGAAGCTTATTCTTAGAACTGAATATTATTAGGAATTTAGAGTTGTTCTTAAGCGTTTTCTACCACATCCTGCGTGTTGTATTCGCATGTTACCATTTCTGTGGTGTATTTCAGGAATCGTTGCTGGTGGAGGTCGTATTGACAAGCCGATCCTAAAGGCTGGCCGTGCCTACCATAAATACAAGGCAAAGAGGAACTGCTGGCCGCGTGTCCGTGGTGTGGCCATGAACGTAAGTCGACTTCCAATCAGTTTTCACTTCAACTTCTTACTGCTTAGGAAGGATTTGTTTGGtgtggggaggagttgggcATACATCTAGAAAGAAAGCCTCACTGCCTGCCCTGTGATTGCACTTGTAATTAGGGTAGTTACCAGCACTCGATAGCTTCTGCATTGTTTCGAAACTGAAGCAGTTAAATTTCCTGTTCAGTTTATTGCTGCTGAATGTCGCTTACGTTGTTCGTTATATTCATGACTCGATTTCTCTTTCCACAGCCTGTAGAACATCCCTTCGGTGGCGGTAACCATCAGCACATTGGCAAGCCGTCAACCATCAGGAGAGATGCTCCTGCTGGGCGCAAAGTTGGTCTCATTGCTGCCCGCCGTACGGGTAGGCTGCGTGGAACAAAGACTGTGCAGGAAAAGGAGAACTAAAGACCCACTGTGGAGTTCaaagaataaatttttaaaacacGGCTTGTGTGAAGTCCAAGTTATCTGTTGTTAAAGTGCTGCTAAAATAGGGGTAATGTGCAACAGGGCAAGGTGTGAGCCGGAGGCAAGGTAGTTTTCTCTACGCCACCACCTCTATACAGACGTGTGCACACAAAAAACAGGCCACGTATTCTTTCAGCCGTTGGTTTCAGTCTGTAAGCTGGTTCTACAGGCTGGAATGGTGCTTTCTGTAGATGCTCCTGTGCCTGGATGCCTCTGAGGCCTGCGCTGTTTATATTGTCCTGGTTGCTTATGCCTGACAAAACACTACAGGCTCTTCAAGAAATCCCTGCAAAGCTActgcagcaaaggaaagcagcatTCAGGGATTTGtgttccctgcctgcctgcta
This is a stretch of genomic DNA from Cygnus atratus isolate AKBS03 ecotype Queensland, Australia chromosome 1, CAtr_DNAZoo_HiC_assembly, whole genome shotgun sequence. It encodes these proteins:
- the RPL8 gene encoding 60S ribosomal protein L8, with the translated sequence MGRVIRGQRKGAGSVFRAHVKHRKGPAKLRAVDFAERHGYIKGIVKDIIHDPGRGAPLAKIAFRDPYRFKKRTELFIAAEGIHTGQFVYCGKKAQLNIGNVLPVGTMPEGTIVCCLEEKPGDRGKLARASGNYATVISHNPETKKTRVKLPSGSKKVISSANRAVVGIVAGGGRIDKPILKAGRAYHKYKAKRNCWPRVRGVAMNPVEHPFGGGNHQHIGKPSTIRRDAPAGRKVGLIAARRTGRLRGTKTVQEKEN